A window of Apium graveolens cultivar Ventura chromosome 8, ASM990537v1, whole genome shotgun sequence contains these coding sequences:
- the LOC141677108 gene encoding acylamino-acid-releasing enzyme-like, whose product MKLLAWSGSTLPASASPHYHFLHSLPFVPSLSSLSPNKPPLSLSSQRVTSLAQMDSVQCSSKKELPLGLDAVMEEEYASQSVLLKEFTNISTIDKAWTFRSDGGSQAMFSVSHPNLLANKRRKNIMSSQISKGTDGSVSFQWAPFPIEITGASTMVPSPSGSKLLVVRNSENESPTQFEIWGASQLEKEIHVPQSVHGSVYCDGWFEGISWNSDESLIAYVAEEPAPSKPTFGDLGYKKGGSTDKDSSSWKGEGDWEEDWGETYAGKRQPALFLVNVNSGEVHAVGGIGRSLSVGQVVWVPVNESMHQYLVFVGWPSDSRKLGIKYCYNRACALYAVRAPTYKSEAKLLQSGGDATDDVTAFNLTRGISSAFFPRFSPDGKFLVFLSAKSSVDSWAHSATNSLHRFEWPTDDEFSSVKLVDVVPVVMCPKDGCFPGLYSLSMLSNPWLSDGYTLILSSIWCSMQVILSIDVLSGNVSRITPHNSNYSWNLLTLDGNNVIAVSSSPVNVPELKYGSCAGEASSGATWSWLDVSSPMYKCPDKVTSLLSALQFSIMKIPLKSVPENLPEGAKKPIEAIFVSSNSKSRDVCQPLIVMLHGGPHSVSPSSYSRSMAFLASTGYSLLIVNYRGSLGFGEEALQSLLGKIGSQDVSDVLTAIDYVIDMGLVDRAKISVLGGSHGGFLTTHLIGQAPDLFAAAAVRNPVCNLALMVGTSDIPDWCFVETYGTEGITRFTEAPSSENLSVFYSKSPISHLSKVKTPTIFLLGAKDLRVPVSNGLQYARALKEKGVEVKVIVFPNDTHGIEKPQSDFESFLNIGVWFKKYCK is encoded by the exons ATGAAACTTTTAGCCTGGTCAGGCTCCACTCTACCAGCATCAGCATCTCCACACTATCATTTCTTGCATTCACTTCCATTTGTTCCTTCTCTTTCCTCTCTTTCTCCCAACAAACCTCCTCTATCTCTCTCCAG TCAAAGAGTGACATCACTTGCACAAATGGATAGTGTTCAATGTAGCTCGAAAAAGGAACTTCCATTGGGTCTCGATGCTGTCATGGAAGAAGAGTATGCTTCTCAATCCGTATTACTGAAAGAATTTACAAATATATCCACAATTGACAAGGCTTGGACATTTAGGTCTGATGGCG GCTCCCAGGCGATGTTTTCAGTAAGCCATCCAAATCTATTAGCCAACAAGAGGAGGAAAAATATTATGTCCAGTCAGATATCAAAAGGAACTGATGGTTCTGTAAGCTTCCAGTGGGCCCCATTTCCTATAGAGATAACTGGAGCATCAACAATGGTACCCTCCCCCTCAGGTTCCAAGCTTCTTGTAGTACGGAATTCTGAAAATGAATCTCCGACTCAGTTTGAAATATGGGGTGCATCTCAGTTAGAGAAGGAGATCCATGTTCCTCAATCAGTACATGGCTCCGTATATTGCGATGGATG GTTTGAGGGTATCTCTTGGAACTCTGATGAGAGCCTTATTGCTTATGTGGCTGAAGAACCTGCTCCCTCAAAGCCTACATTTGGTGACTTGGGTTACAAAAAAGGAGGTTCTACTGATAAGGATAGTAGTAGCTGGAAAGGCGAAGGAGACTGGGAGGAGGACTGGGGAGAAACCTATGCCGGAAAAAGGCAGCCTGCATTATTTCTCGTTAATGTTAACAG TGGTGAAGTACATGCTGTTGGTGGAATTGGGAGATCATTAAGTGTTGGACAGGTTGTATGGGTGCCAGTAAATGAGAGTATGCATCAATATTTGGTTTTTGTTGGATGGCCATCAGACTCTAGGAAACTCGGTATCAAATACTGCTATAATAGGGCTTGTGCTTTGTACGCTGTCAGGGCTCCAACTTATAAGTCAGAAGCCAAATTGCTTCAGTCAG GAGGTGATGCAACTGATGATGTAACTGCATTTAATCTAACTCGAGGCATAAGCAGTGCGTTTTTCCCTCGATTCAG TCCTGATGGCAAATTCCTTGTCTTTCTATCTGCAAAAAGTTCCGTAGATTCTTGGGCACATTCTGCAACTAATTCCCTTCACAGATTTGAATGGCCAACTGATGACGAATTCTCTTCTGTGAAGCTTGTTGATGTG GTCCCTGTGGTCATGTGTCCCAAAGATGGCTGCTTTCCCGGACTTTACAGTTTAAGCATGCTTAGCAATCCATGGCTTTCTGACGGATATACCTTGATTTTATCTTCCATCTGGTGCAGCATGCAAGTGATACTTTCCATAGATGTGTTGAG CGGAAACGTATCACGTATAACTCCTCACAACTCAAACTATTCTTGGAATCTTCTTACCTTGGACGGGAACAATGTAATTGCTG TATCTAGCAGTCCTGTAAATGTTCCTGAACTCAAGTATGGTAGCTGTGCTGGTGAGGCATCTTCTGGTGCGACATGGAGTTGGCTAGATGTCTCAAGCCCCATGTATAAATGCCCCGATAAG GTTACATCATTGTTGTCAGCACTACAGTTCAGTATTATGAAAATTCCACTAAAAAGTGTTCCTGAAAATCTTCCCGAAG GTGCTAAGAAGCCAATCGAAGCTATATTCGTATCCTCGAACTCGAAAAGTCGTGATGTATGTCAGCCCCTTATTGTAATGCTTCATGGTGGCCCTCACTCAGTTTCTCCTTCGAGCTATTCCAGGTCCATGGCATTCCTTGCTTCAACTGGATACAGCTTGCTCATTGTAAATTACAG AGGTTCCCTGGGATTTGGCGAGGAAGCCTTGCAGTCTCTCCTTGGGAAAATTGGCTCTCAG GACGTCAGTGATGTGCTCACCGCAATAGATTATGTTATAGACATGGGACTTGTGGATCGTGCTAAAATATCTGTTCTTGGTGGTTCCCATGGCGGCTTTCTAACAACGCACTTAATTGGCCAG GCACCAGATTTGTTTGCTGCAGCTGCTGTAAGGAATCCTGTATGTAACCTGGCTCTGATGGTGGGTACTTCTGACATTCCGGACTGGTGCTTTGTCGAGACATACGGTACTGAAGGAATAACTAGGTTTACTGAAGCTCCTTCATCTGAAAACCTGTCTGTCTTTTACAGCAAATCTCCTATTTCACATCTTTCAAAG GTCAAAACTCCTACAATTTTCCTTCTAGGAGCAAAAGATCTACGTGTTCCAGTTTCTAATGGTTTGCAA TATGCACGGGCACTAAAAGAGAAAGGTGTTGAGGTCAAAGTAATTGTATTTCCTAACGATACTCATGGAATTGAGAA GCCACAGTCAGACTTTGAGAGCTTCCTTAACATTGGAGTGTGGTTCAAAAAGTATTGTAAATGA